A genomic region of Candidatus Marimicrobium litorale contains the following coding sequences:
- a CDS encoding cytochrome c-type biogenesis protein: MMWMRLALVVMLCAAPSAWTVIETYQFDAPELEQRYYRLSQELRCPKCQNQNIADSNAPISQDLRKLLHQQLQAGASDGEILDYMVARYGEFVRYRPRFGGVSLLLWAAPGLLLLAGMVIMLLVLRSRKGTGKASAALGPDERARLDQLLEKAERES; encoded by the coding sequence ATGATGTGGATGCGCCTTGCGTTGGTGGTGATGTTGTGTGCGGCACCGTCGGCCTGGACTGTTATCGAGACTTACCAGTTCGATGCCCCTGAGCTAGAGCAGCGCTATTATAGGCTGAGCCAGGAGCTGCGTTGCCCCAAGTGCCAGAACCAGAATATAGCCGACTCCAATGCACCGATATCACAGGATTTACGCAAGCTGCTCCACCAACAGTTGCAGGCCGGGGCGTCGGACGGAGAGATTCTGGACTATATGGTCGCACGCTATGGTGAGTTTGTGCGCTACAGGCCTCGGTTTGGCGGTGTTTCCCTCCTGCTGTGGGCGGCGCCTGGGCTGTTATTGCTGGCCGGTATGGTGATCATGTTGCTTGTTCTGCGCTCTCGCAAAGGCACGGGCAAAGCATCAGCGGCGCTAGGGCCTGACGAGCGGGCGCGACTTGATCAACTGCTCGAGAAAGCGGAGCGGGAATCTTGA